A region from the Anomaloglossus baeobatrachus isolate aAnoBae1 chromosome 11, aAnoBae1.hap1, whole genome shotgun sequence genome encodes:
- the LOC142256566 gene encoding fish-egg lectin-like, protein MSLILSLILFWAGASSVVSDISCISVPGNLKQIDAGAGQVWGVDDQDQIFQLVGNTFQQFPGQLIHVSVGPAGVWGVNRANTIFNLQDNVWTVVPGGLNQVDAGGSIYLAGVASQNNVYCSTPPSFNPFTLIDGSLKYYSCGLYGCWGVDNANNVYYREFVTQDLCQGVKWQPLAGSLSMLEVGTDGSVYGVNAAGEVFKR, encoded by the exons ATGAGCCTCATCCTCAGCCTAATCCTGTTTTGGGCAGGAGCCTCTTCTGTAGTTTCCG ATATCAGTTGCATATCGGTACCAGGAAACCTGAAACAGATCGATGCCGGTGCTGGACAAGTGTGGGGAGTTGATGATCAAGACCAGATCTTCCAGTTGGTCGGTAACACCTTCCAGCAGTTTCCCGGGCAGCTCATTCACGTGTCTGTCGGACCAGCTGGAGTCTGGGGGGTCAACAGGGCAAATACTATCTTCAATCTTCAGGACAATGTGTGGACGGTTGTGCCAG GTGGCCTTAATCAGGTGGATGCCGGCGGTTCTATCTATCTGGCTGGAGTGGCCTCCCAGAACAATGTGTATTGCTCAACTCCTCCTTCGTTCAATCCATTTACTCTTATTGATGGCTCTCTGAAATATTACAGCTGTGGGCTGTATGGCTGCTGGGGTGTCGACAACGCTAATAACGTCTATTACCGTGAATTTGTGACCCAAGACTTATGCCAGGGAGTTAAATGGCAGCCACTGGCTGGCAGCCTGAGCATGCTGGAGGTGGGCACCGATGGCTCCGTCTATGGTGTCAACGCAGCTGGAGAAGTATTCAAGAGGTGA